A genome region from Erigeron canadensis isolate Cc75 chromosome 3, C_canadensis_v1, whole genome shotgun sequence includes the following:
- the LOC122590819 gene encoding uncharacterized protein LOC122590819 translates to MALQMSNSCCYFAAATSLSFRLSGTPFISNNNNLMSFQPSRKQPGSSCRFPVVVALQGVVALQGVVAGGGCRFPVVADGGCRFPEHGLLYIEVDPEGADSWKLDAAVDIINACLSILCLWDIIISLLQPFSILCRSFHDIDIYTTGFPCGNSYGFSDYFLAVKHCVPGPYTFILTASKALPIQCVLLPKKKTLGVHIPDDVVCQAVLDKMGASLISTSVRSLVENQGILDPVLIADTYGPVGLNLVIDAGDRVSDPSTVVDMMRIPPKVIRQGKGPKQQRMLEEDSATE, encoded by the exons ATGGCGCTGCAAATGAGCAACAGCTGCTGCTACTTTGCCGCCGCAACATCGCTATCATTCCGGCTGTCAGGAACTCCTTTTATCTCCAACAACAATAACCTCATGTCTTTCCAGCCATCACGAAAACAACCTG GTAGTAGTTGCAGGTTTCCCGTGGTGGTTGCGTTGCAGGGGGTGGTTGCGTTGCAGGGGGTGGTTGCAGGCggtggttgcaggtttccggtTGTTGCAGAtggtggttgcaggtttccg gaGCATGGTTTGCTCTATATTGAAGTTGATCCAGAGGGAGCAGACTCGTGGAAATTGGATGCAGCTGTGGATATAATTAATGCTTGCCTTTCCATTTTATGTTTGTGGGATATAATTATATCGCTCTTGCAGCCCTTTAGCATTTTATGCCGTTCTTTTCATGACATAGATATCTATACAACTGGGTTCCCTTGTGGGAACAGCTATGGCTTTTCTGACTATTTCCTGGCTGTGAAGCATTGTGTGCCAGGACCC TACACTTTCATCTTAACTGCAAGCAAAGCGTTACCAATACAGTGTGtccttttacccaaaaagaaaacgttgggtGTTCACATACCTGATGATGTTGTATGCCAAGCAGTATTGGACAAGATGGGTGCATCTCTGATTTCCACAAG TGTCAGGTCACTAGTGGAAAATCAAGGGATACTTGATCCAGTTCTAATAGCTGATACATATGGACCAGTG GGACTTAATCTTGTCATCGATGCTGGTGATAGAGTGTCTGACCCGTCTACTGTAGTGGACATGATGCGGATACCCCCAAAAGTTATTCGTCAAGGAAAG gGTCCTAAACAGCAACGGATGCTTGAAGAGGACAGTGCAActgaataa
- the LOC122592802 gene encoding nuclear cap-binding protein subunit 1 isoform X2: MSSWRSFILRIGEKSSEYGGTIDFKDHIDACFGAVRRELEQSQDEIITFLLECAEQLPHKVPLYGTLIGLLNLDNEDFVKKILERTQKNLQDALDSEDCNKIRVSLRFLTALMCSKVIQPSSLVVVFETLLSSAATIVDDEKGNPAWQARADFYITCILSCLPWGGSELGEQIPEEIERVMVGIEAYLSIRRHVSDVGLSVFEDMNKSDKLHVEKDFVEDLWGRIQDLSKNSWKLESVPRPHLLYEAQLVAGKSHDFGPISCPEHPDAPEELSEISFGRQKHEAELKYPQRIRRLNIFSASKTEDLQPIDRFVVEEYLLDVLFYLNGCRKECAACMVGLPVPFRYEYLMAETIFSQLLLLPQPPFKPIYYTLVIIDLCKSLPGAFPAVVAGAVRALFDRISELDMECRTRLILWFSHHLSNFQFIWPWEEWAYVLELPKWAPQRVFVQEVLDREVRLSYWDKVKQSIESTPALEELLPPKGGPDFRYGSEDDDKTEYALSVELNGMVKGRKTARDVIIWLQDSVIPVNGLDVALRVVVHTLLDIGSKSFTHLITVLERYGQVIAKICPSEETHIMLIEEVSSFWKNSAQTTAITIDRMMGYRLISNLAIVKWVFSSSNIKLFHTSDRLWEILRNALNKTYNRISDLRKEINNLKKSVKQAEESVARAKSELDAAETKLMLVDGEPVVGENPAKMKRLNLNVEKTRDEEVSVRESLESKEALLARALEENKALFLSLYKNFSSVLMERLHETFGERGLESTADLEAMAVDEEDTPAMDMDKENGSSKSGYAIGEKEQWCLSTLAYLKAFSRQYASEIWPHMDLLEVEVLTESVHPLFRKAVYSGLRLQLTDQ; the protein is encoded by the exons ATGAGTAGCTGGCGGTCTTTCATTCTAAGAATCGGCGAGAAATCATCTGAATATGGCGGAACTATTGATTTCAAAGATCACATT GATGCTTGCTTTGGCGCTGTTCGGCGTGAATTAGAACAGTCTCAAGATGAAATCATAACT TTTCTTCTAGAGTGTGCAGAGCAATTGCCTCACAAGGTTCCGCTGTATGGGACTTTG ATTGGGTTATTGAACTTGGACAATGAGgattttgtcaagaaaatatTGGAGAGGACTCAAAAGAATTTGCAG GATGCGCTTGACTCTGAAGATTGCAACAAGATTCGTGTATCGTTGCGATTCCTAACTGCTTTG ATGTGTAGCAAAGTCATCCAACCAAGTTCACTAGTGGTGGTTTTTGAAACATTATTATCGTCTGCTGCAACTATTGTGGACGATGAGAAGGGGAACCCTGCCTGGCAAGCCCGTGCCGATTTCTACATAACTTGTATTCTTTCCTGCCTTCCGTGGGGTGGATCTGAACTTGGCGAG CAAATTCCTGAAGAGATTGAAAGAGTTATGGTGGGGATAGAAGCTTATTTAAGTATCAGACGACATGTTTCTGATGTGGGTCTATCTGTGTTTGAGGATATGAACAAAAGTGACAAACTTCACGTTGAAAAG GATTTTGTGGAAGACTTGTGGGGTCGAATTCAAGATCTATCCAAGAACAGCTGGAAACTTGAGAGTG TTCCGAGGCCACATCTATTGTATGAAGCACAATTAGTTGCTGGGAAGTCTCATGATTTTGGACCCATAAGCTGCCCCGAGCATCCAGATGCACCTGAAGAACTTTCTGAAATCAGTTTTGGTAGACAAAAACATGAAGCAGAGTTGAAATATCCTCAGAGGATTCGTAGGCTTAATATATTTTCTGCTAGCAAAACTGAG GATCTACAACCTATAGACCGATTTGTTGTTGAAGAGTATTTATTGGATGTGCTCTTCTATTTAAATGGATG TCGAAAGGAATGTGCCGCATGCATGGTTGGTCTCCCCGTTCCTTTCAGATACGAGTATCTCATGGCCGAGACAATTTTTTCTCAG TTGCTTTTATTGCCCCAGCCACCATTCAAGCCCATATATTACACGCTCGTCATAATAGACCTTTGCAAG TCCCTTCCAGGTGCCTTCCCTGCAGTTGTAGCAGGGGCTGTCCGTGCTCTTTTTGATAGAATTAGTGAGTTAGATATGGAATGTAGGACTCGCCTTATTCTTTGGTTCTCACACCATTT ATCAAACTTTCAGTTTATCTGGCCATGGGAAGAATGGGCTTATGTCTTGGAGCTTCCAAAATGGGCCCCACAACGGGTATTTGTCCAGGAGGTCTTGGATAGAGAAGTCCGTCTATCTTACTGGGATAAAGTGAAGCAG AGCATTGAAAGCACTCCAGCTTTAGAGGAGTTGCTTCCTCCAAAAGGAGGGCCAGACTTCAGATACGGTTCGGAAGATGATGATAAAACTGAATACGCGCTTTCAGTAGAACTTAATGGTATGGTGAAAGGAAGAAAAACAGCACGTGATGTTATTATCTGGTTGCAAGATAGTGTAATACCAGTCAATGGACTAGATGTTGCTCTTAGAGTTGTTGTTCATACCCTTTTGGACATTGGATCAAAGAGTTTTACTCATCTGATTACCGTGTTAGAAAGATATGGACAAGTTATTGCTAAAATTTGTCCAAGTGAAGAAACACATATTATGTTAATTGAGGAAGTCAGTTCATTTTGGAAGAATAGTGCTCAGACTACTGCCATAACAATTGATAGAATGATGGGTTATCGGCTAATTTCCAATTTAGCTATTGTCAAATGGGTCTTCTCTTCATCAAACATCAAATTGTTTCACACAAGTGATCGTTTGTGGGAG ATTCTCAGAAATGCACTTAACAAGACATACAACCGTATTTCAGATCTGAGGAAAGAgataaataacttaaaaaagAGTGTTAAACAAGCCGAGGAAAGTGTGGCCAGGGCCAAATCTGAGTTGGATGCTGCCGAAACAAAGCTTATGCTTGTTGACGGTGAGCCTGTTGTTGGGGAGAATCCTGCTAAGATGAAACGCTTGAATTTAAATGTTGAAAAGACAAGAGATGAGGAAGTGTCTGTCCGTGAGTCTTTAGAGTCAAAGGAAGCTCTTCTTGCACGCGCCCTTGAAGAAAATAAG GCCTTGTTCCTCTCACTATACAAAAATTTCTCCAGTGTTTTGATGGAACGCCTCCATGAGACATTCGGAGAGAGAGGCTTGGAGTCGACTGCTGATTTAGAAGCAATGGCAGTGGATGAAGAAGATACACCTGCAATGGATATGGATAAAGAAAATGGTAGTTCCAAAAG TGGATATGCCATCGGAGAGAAAGAACAATGGTGTTTGTCAACTTTGGCATATCTCAAGGCTTTTTCAAGACAGTATGCTTCTGAG ATATGGCCACACATGGATTTGTTAGAAGTGGAAGTGTTAACAGAAAGTGTTCATCCTCTATTCAGAAAAGCTGTTTATTCTGGTTTGCGTCTGCAGCTCACCGATCAATGA
- the LOC122592802 gene encoding nuclear cap-binding protein subunit 1 isoform X1 codes for MSSWRSFILRIGEKSSEYGGTIDFKDHIDACFGAVRRELEQSQDEIITFLLECAEQLPHKVPLYGTLIGLLNLDNEDFVKKILERTQKNLQDALDSEDCNKIRVSLRFLTALMCSKVIQPSSLVVVFETLLSSAATIVDDEKGNPAWQARADFYITCILSCLPWGGSELGEQIPEEIERVMVGIEAYLSIRRHVSDVGLSVFEDMNKSDKLHVEKDFVEDLWGRIQDLSKNSWKLESVPRPHLLYEAQLVAGKSHDFGPISCPEHPDAPEELSEISFGRQKHEAELKYPQRIRRLNIFSASKTEVAKLDIRRLNIYAQSSVLFSIAMLILFITFWRQDLQPIDRFVVEEYLLDVLFYLNGCRKECAACMVGLPVPFRYEYLMAETIFSQLLLLPQPPFKPIYYTLVIIDLCKSLPGAFPAVVAGAVRALFDRISELDMECRTRLILWFSHHLSNFQFIWPWEEWAYVLELPKWAPQRVFVQEVLDREVRLSYWDKVKQSIESTPALEELLPPKGGPDFRYGSEDDDKTEYALSVELNGMVKGRKTARDVIIWLQDSVIPVNGLDVALRVVVHTLLDIGSKSFTHLITVLERYGQVIAKICPSEETHIMLIEEVSSFWKNSAQTTAITIDRMMGYRLISNLAIVKWVFSSSNIKLFHTSDRLWEILRNALNKTYNRISDLRKEINNLKKSVKQAEESVARAKSELDAAETKLMLVDGEPVVGENPAKMKRLNLNVEKTRDEEVSVRESLESKEALLARALEENKALFLSLYKNFSSVLMERLHETFGERGLESTADLEAMAVDEEDTPAMDMDKENGSSKSGYAIGEKEQWCLSTLAYLKAFSRQYASEIWPHMDLLEVEVLTESVHPLFRKAVYSGLRLQLTDQ; via the exons ATGAGTAGCTGGCGGTCTTTCATTCTAAGAATCGGCGAGAAATCATCTGAATATGGCGGAACTATTGATTTCAAAGATCACATT GATGCTTGCTTTGGCGCTGTTCGGCGTGAATTAGAACAGTCTCAAGATGAAATCATAACT TTTCTTCTAGAGTGTGCAGAGCAATTGCCTCACAAGGTTCCGCTGTATGGGACTTTG ATTGGGTTATTGAACTTGGACAATGAGgattttgtcaagaaaatatTGGAGAGGACTCAAAAGAATTTGCAG GATGCGCTTGACTCTGAAGATTGCAACAAGATTCGTGTATCGTTGCGATTCCTAACTGCTTTG ATGTGTAGCAAAGTCATCCAACCAAGTTCACTAGTGGTGGTTTTTGAAACATTATTATCGTCTGCTGCAACTATTGTGGACGATGAGAAGGGGAACCCTGCCTGGCAAGCCCGTGCCGATTTCTACATAACTTGTATTCTTTCCTGCCTTCCGTGGGGTGGATCTGAACTTGGCGAG CAAATTCCTGAAGAGATTGAAAGAGTTATGGTGGGGATAGAAGCTTATTTAAGTATCAGACGACATGTTTCTGATGTGGGTCTATCTGTGTTTGAGGATATGAACAAAAGTGACAAACTTCACGTTGAAAAG GATTTTGTGGAAGACTTGTGGGGTCGAATTCAAGATCTATCCAAGAACAGCTGGAAACTTGAGAGTG TTCCGAGGCCACATCTATTGTATGAAGCACAATTAGTTGCTGGGAAGTCTCATGATTTTGGACCCATAAGCTGCCCCGAGCATCCAGATGCACCTGAAGAACTTTCTGAAATCAGTTTTGGTAGACAAAAACATGAAGCAGAGTTGAAATATCCTCAGAGGATTCGTAGGCTTAATATATTTTCTGCTAGCAAAACTGAGGTAGCTAAACTTGATATACGTAGGCTTAATATATATGCACAATCATCTGTTCTCTTTTCTATTGCTATGTTGATTCTCTTCATAACCTTTTGGCGGCAGGATCTACAACCTATAGACCGATTTGTTGTTGAAGAGTATTTATTGGATGTGCTCTTCTATTTAAATGGATG TCGAAAGGAATGTGCCGCATGCATGGTTGGTCTCCCCGTTCCTTTCAGATACGAGTATCTCATGGCCGAGACAATTTTTTCTCAG TTGCTTTTATTGCCCCAGCCACCATTCAAGCCCATATATTACACGCTCGTCATAATAGACCTTTGCAAG TCCCTTCCAGGTGCCTTCCCTGCAGTTGTAGCAGGGGCTGTCCGTGCTCTTTTTGATAGAATTAGTGAGTTAGATATGGAATGTAGGACTCGCCTTATTCTTTGGTTCTCACACCATTT ATCAAACTTTCAGTTTATCTGGCCATGGGAAGAATGGGCTTATGTCTTGGAGCTTCCAAAATGGGCCCCACAACGGGTATTTGTCCAGGAGGTCTTGGATAGAGAAGTCCGTCTATCTTACTGGGATAAAGTGAAGCAG AGCATTGAAAGCACTCCAGCTTTAGAGGAGTTGCTTCCTCCAAAAGGAGGGCCAGACTTCAGATACGGTTCGGAAGATGATGATAAAACTGAATACGCGCTTTCAGTAGAACTTAATGGTATGGTGAAAGGAAGAAAAACAGCACGTGATGTTATTATCTGGTTGCAAGATAGTGTAATACCAGTCAATGGACTAGATGTTGCTCTTAGAGTTGTTGTTCATACCCTTTTGGACATTGGATCAAAGAGTTTTACTCATCTGATTACCGTGTTAGAAAGATATGGACAAGTTATTGCTAAAATTTGTCCAAGTGAAGAAACACATATTATGTTAATTGAGGAAGTCAGTTCATTTTGGAAGAATAGTGCTCAGACTACTGCCATAACAATTGATAGAATGATGGGTTATCGGCTAATTTCCAATTTAGCTATTGTCAAATGGGTCTTCTCTTCATCAAACATCAAATTGTTTCACACAAGTGATCGTTTGTGGGAG ATTCTCAGAAATGCACTTAACAAGACATACAACCGTATTTCAGATCTGAGGAAAGAgataaataacttaaaaaagAGTGTTAAACAAGCCGAGGAAAGTGTGGCCAGGGCCAAATCTGAGTTGGATGCTGCCGAAACAAAGCTTATGCTTGTTGACGGTGAGCCTGTTGTTGGGGAGAATCCTGCTAAGATGAAACGCTTGAATTTAAATGTTGAAAAGACAAGAGATGAGGAAGTGTCTGTCCGTGAGTCTTTAGAGTCAAAGGAAGCTCTTCTTGCACGCGCCCTTGAAGAAAATAAG GCCTTGTTCCTCTCACTATACAAAAATTTCTCCAGTGTTTTGATGGAACGCCTCCATGAGACATTCGGAGAGAGAGGCTTGGAGTCGACTGCTGATTTAGAAGCAATGGCAGTGGATGAAGAAGATACACCTGCAATGGATATGGATAAAGAAAATGGTAGTTCCAAAAG TGGATATGCCATCGGAGAGAAAGAACAATGGTGTTTGTCAACTTTGGCATATCTCAAGGCTTTTTCAAGACAGTATGCTTCTGAG ATATGGCCACACATGGATTTGTTAGAAGTGGAAGTGTTAACAGAAAGTGTTCATCCTCTATTCAGAAAAGCTGTTTATTCTGGTTTGCGTCTGCAGCTCACCGATCAATGA
- the LOC122594101 gene encoding GRAS family protein RAD1-like, producing MDPINHFGFFDNNSHHHLPIRRFSQAARVEEQHQFLSDDHSSWQFLQHLDDQTYPSADTMEYQFVDTFFNNDHYHSNISGDSLSSPAENNLQPFDSFLNDEDLGFDIDIDPDIFLMPDENTDVPMMIQEEEQDQDQTKVNDVDDGLQLVHLLLACAEAVGCRDTQLADSILSQIWYSANPLGDSLQRVSYCFAMGLKARLTLLQTNINANGTVWGGVTLETDVTREEKIEAFHLLHKNTPYIEFGFMAANEAIYQAAQGKDRLHIIDLGMEHTLQWPSLIRTLASTKSQEVLPKLIRITGILGDRGDMMELETAMESVVAEANSLGTELGFHLIPGPATPEMLTRENLRLKEGEVLIVNSMLHLHTYVKESRGSLKTILQSIKKLGPTLLTVAEQDANHNGPFFLGRFLESLHYYSAIFDSLEATLGRNCIERMKIERNHFAEEIRNIVAYEGSERVERHERADQWRRQLGRAGFQVVAGKKDRQETALKGLNSGDGYTVGIDQKGYALLGWKGRPIMLAAAWQPSSPPSS from the coding sequence ATGGACCCAATTAATCATTTTGGGTTCTTTGACAACAATAGTCATCACCACCTACCGATTCGCAGGTTTTCACAGGCAGCTCGTGTTGAAGAACAACACCAGTTCCTGTCTGATGATCACTCATCATGGCAGTTCCTGCAGCACCTTGATGATCAAACTTATCCTTCTGCAGATACAATGGAGTACCAATTTGTTGATACATTCTTCAACAATGATCATTATCATAGTAACATAAGTGGGGATTCTTTATCTTCACCCGCCGAGAACAACCTGCAGCCATTTGATTCGTTCTtgaatgatgaagatttgggcTTTGACATTGACATTGATCCTGACATTTTCTTGATGCCTGATGAGAACACAGATGTTCCTATGATGATTCAGGAGGAAGAACAGGATCAAGACCAAACAAAAGTGAATGATGTCGACGATGGGCTTCAGCTGGTACACTTGCTATTGGCGTGTGCAGAGGCTGTGGGTTGCAGGGACACCCAGTTAGCAGATTCAATTCTCTCCCAAATTTGGTACTCTGCCAACCCTTTAGGAGATTCTTTGCAACGAGTATCATATTGTTTCGCTATGGGGTTAAAAGCAAGATTAACCCTTTTGCAAACGAACATCAATGCAAACGGTACTGTTTGGGGAGGAGTGACCCTTGAAACAGATGTCACCAGGGAAGAAAAGATTGAAGCTTTTCACTTACTGCATAAAAACACACCATACATTGAATTCGGATTCATGGCTGCAAATGAGGCTATATATCAGGCAGCCCAGGGGAAGGACAGGTTGCACATTATCGATTTGGGCATGGAACACACACTGCAGTGGCCATCCCTAATAAGGACCCTAGCTTCAACTAAGAGTCAAGAAGTCTTGCCAAAACTGATCAGGATCACCGGGATTTTAGGAGATCGAGGTGACATGATGGAGTTAGAAACCGCCATGGAATCCGTGGTGGCTGAAGCTAATTCTCTTGGAACTGAACTAGGATTCCACTTGATTCCCGGGCCAGCAACCCCAGAAATGTTAACAAGAGAAAACTTAAGATTGAAAGAAGGAGAAGTGTTGATAGTAAACAGCATGCTTCACTTGCATACATATGTTAAGGAAAGCAGAGGATCACTAAAAACGATACTCCAGTCGATCAAGAAGCTAGGACCTACATTGCTAACAGTAGCAGAACAAGATGCAAACCATAACGGGCCGTTTTTTCTTGGCAGGTTTCTAGAATCGTTACATTACTACTCGGCTATATTTGATTCACTGGAGGCTACTTTGGGGAGAAACTGTATTGAAAGaatgaaaatagaaagaaaCCACTTTGCTGAGGAAATAAGGAACATAGTGGCATATGAGGGATCCGAGAGGGTGGAGCGGCATGAGAGGGCAGACCAATGGCGGCGGCAGTTAGGGAGAGCAGGTTTTCAGGTGGTGGCTGGAAAGAAAGACCGACAAGAAACTGCGCTCAAGGGTTTGAATAGTGGTGATGGATATACTGTTGGAATTGATCAGAAAGGGTATGCATTGCTTGGCTGGAAAGGGAGACCCATCATGCTTGCCGCCGCTTGGCAACCTAGCTCCCCGCCATCTTCCTAG